A single window of Colletes latitarsis isolate SP2378_abdomen chromosome 4, iyColLati1, whole genome shotgun sequence DNA harbors:
- the Ova gene encoding ovaries absent isoform X1, whose translation MRFSTLQEQEYGVDLPQDQVLSDTHRTVMATTDNIALKHEDPVEEGSVVSNLPLLFANGYPTSLEKITLVQLERFVSFMVQCSLGHDNGDVISEPRWWPKEVKFSNPLTRPNRVNENWMANLKKLVFRCYTYHRSEYLLRFCSYLARYPHEDLEYVNNWDSTTSLYHKTTGKLLVTFRNENMNYDKRNESPRKKLLSCSGVAFCNSSKLKLQQHPIAMVEPPVEDIYLCDNCDAEFVGLEKMKEHERTCREQQHSGGNSRSITPDVLVPEPELSQYQFLDYFRLCSSKAELKLAESNKAFTINNNTNEERTSRRVRGSINFTRCPTIPFSSPAGVLLAKKSKVMTEETQLERLERIERHLMAPVLQSSCKPKWLEAEFGHDRWIVTYKPNREKLVDDYVHQYKFVNSVKRKPMLSIQSQLLYIACRPVYVLLTHLTQGQIHDLKQHPPKCRRLVRRVTIDDKESMTEDQKKIKPNVPSKRKAPTDESDSNVMEKSEETISNEASVRNLIVFEVTKSCDENDTTVAIPIKETTLCPKSMNRVTVIDLCSSDEDEGPVIPAPSDENRDPLSCIDEDVTKSLLQKLSSTTFRMQQTTEWIADNILSNGSENCTSEYRSTMLNTHTNLSPIIRPAP comes from the exons ATGAGATTCTCAACATTGCAAGAACAAGAATACGGGGTAGATTTACCTCAGGATCAGGTACTCAGTGATACGCATCGGACTGTGATGGCTACTACAGATAACATAGCATTAAAACATGAAGATCCAGTGGAAGAAGGTTCTGTAGTATCCAATCTTCCTCTTCTATTTGCCAATGGATATCCAACATCAttagaaaaaattacatta GTACAGCTAGAACGCTTTGTATCTTTCATGGTTCAGTGTTCTCTAGGACATGATAATGGCGATGTTATCAGTGAACCACGATGGTGGCCAAAAGaagtaaaattttcaaatccccTGACAAGACCTAACAGAGTCAATGAA AACTGGATGGCGAATTTGAAGAAATTGGTATTTAGATGCTACACATACCACAGAAGCGAGTATTTGTTACGTTTTTGCTCTTACCTTGCACGATACCCGCACGAAGACTTAGAATATGTTAATAATTGGGACTCTACAACCAGTCTGTATCACAAAACTACTGGAAAACTATTAGTAACGTTTCGTAATGAAAATATG AATTATGACAAAAGAAACGAGAGTCCACGAAAAAAGTTACTTTCATGCAGTGGAGTCGCTTTTTGTAATTCGAGTAAGTTGAAACTACAACAGCATCCCATTGCAATGGTTGAACCGCCGGTGGAAGACATTTACTTATGCGACAATTGCGATGCTGAATTTGTAGGCCTAGAGAAGATGAAG gAACACGAACGTACGTGTCGCGAACAGCAACACAGCGGAGGCAATTCACGATCTATAACTCCGGATGTGTTAGTTCCGGAGCCTGAATTAAGCCAATATCAATTCTTAGACTATTTTCGATTGTGTTCTTCGAAAGCAGAATTAAAATTAGCCGAGTCAAATAAGGCCTttactattaataataataccaaCGAAGAACGTACATCTCGCCGTGTTCGTGGTTCTATTAATTTTACAAGATGTCCAACTATTCCGTTTTCTTCTCCTGCTGGTGTATTATTAGCTAAAAAGTCAAAGGTGATGACCGAAGAAACTCAGTTAGAAAGGCTAGAGAGGATAGAGAGACATCTTATGGCTCCCGTTTTGCAAAGTTCATGTAAACCCAAATGGTTGGAGGCTGAATTCGGTCACGATAGATGGATCGTTACGTATAAACCGAATCGAGAAAAATTAGTAGATGACTATGTGCACCAATACAAATTTGTAAACTCTGTTAAGAGAAAACCGA TGTTGAGCATACAGTCGCAATTATTATATATTGCATGTCGTCCTGTTTACGTGCTATTAACGCACCTGACTCAAGGGCAAATTCACGATCTCAAGCAACATCCTCCGAAATGCCGACGTCTTGTTCGAAGAGTTACAATTGATGATAAGGAATCGATGACGGAAGatcaaaagaaaataaaaccgaACGTTCCTTCTAAACGTAAAGCTCCGACTGATGAAAGCGATTCGAACGTAATGGAGAAAAGCGAAGAGACTATTAGTAATGAGGCAAGTGTTCGAAACTTAATTGTTTTCGAAGTTACAAAGTCGTGTGACGAAAACGATACCACTGTCGCGATACCGATAAAAGAAACAACTTTGTGCCCTAAATCGATGAACAGGGTTACAGTGATCGATCTTTGTTCCTCGGATGAAGATGAAGGCCCAGTTATTCCTGCACCTTCGGATGAGAATAGGGATCCACTGAGTTGTATCGACGAAGACGTAACAAAATCTTTGTTACAGAAGCTTTCCTCGACCACATTTCGAATGCAACAAACGACGGAATGGATAGCGGATAATATTTTGAGCAACGGTAGTGAAAATTGTACAAGCGAGTACCGTAGTACAATGTTGAATACGCATACAAATCTATCCCCAATCATTAGACCAGCACCATAA
- the Ova gene encoding ovaries absent isoform X2, which translates to MRFSTLQEQEYGVDLPQDQVLSDTHRTVMATTDNIALKHEDPVEEGSVVSNLPLLFANGYPTSLEKITLVQLERFVSFMVQCSLGHDNGDVISEPRWWPKEVKFSNPLTRPNRVNENWMANLKKLVFRCYTYHRSEYLLRFCSYLARYPHEDLEYVNNWDSTTSLYHKTTGKLLVTFRNENMNYDKRNESPRKKLLSCSGVAFCNSSKLKLQQHPIAMVEPPVEDIYLCDNCDAEFVGLEKMKEHERTCREQQHSGGNSRSITPDVLVPEPELSQYQFLDYFRLCSSKAELKLAESNKAFTINNNTNEERTSRRVRGSINFTRCPTIPFSSPAGVLLAKKSKVMTEETQLERLERIERHLMAPVLQSSCKPKWLEAEFGHDRWIVTYKPNREKLVDDYVHQYKFVNSVKRKPMLSIQSQLLYIACRPVYVLLTHLTQGQIHDLKQHPPKCRRLVRRVTIDDKESMTEDQKKIKPNVPSKRKAPTDESDSNVMEKSEETISNEGYSDRSLFLG; encoded by the exons ATGAGATTCTCAACATTGCAAGAACAAGAATACGGGGTAGATTTACCTCAGGATCAGGTACTCAGTGATACGCATCGGACTGTGATGGCTACTACAGATAACATAGCATTAAAACATGAAGATCCAGTGGAAGAAGGTTCTGTAGTATCCAATCTTCCTCTTCTATTTGCCAATGGATATCCAACATCAttagaaaaaattacatta GTACAGCTAGAACGCTTTGTATCTTTCATGGTTCAGTGTTCTCTAGGACATGATAATGGCGATGTTATCAGTGAACCACGATGGTGGCCAAAAGaagtaaaattttcaaatccccTGACAAGACCTAACAGAGTCAATGAA AACTGGATGGCGAATTTGAAGAAATTGGTATTTAGATGCTACACATACCACAGAAGCGAGTATTTGTTACGTTTTTGCTCTTACCTTGCACGATACCCGCACGAAGACTTAGAATATGTTAATAATTGGGACTCTACAACCAGTCTGTATCACAAAACTACTGGAAAACTATTAGTAACGTTTCGTAATGAAAATATG AATTATGACAAAAGAAACGAGAGTCCACGAAAAAAGTTACTTTCATGCAGTGGAGTCGCTTTTTGTAATTCGAGTAAGTTGAAACTACAACAGCATCCCATTGCAATGGTTGAACCGCCGGTGGAAGACATTTACTTATGCGACAATTGCGATGCTGAATTTGTAGGCCTAGAGAAGATGAAG gAACACGAACGTACGTGTCGCGAACAGCAACACAGCGGAGGCAATTCACGATCTATAACTCCGGATGTGTTAGTTCCGGAGCCTGAATTAAGCCAATATCAATTCTTAGACTATTTTCGATTGTGTTCTTCGAAAGCAGAATTAAAATTAGCCGAGTCAAATAAGGCCTttactattaataataataccaaCGAAGAACGTACATCTCGCCGTGTTCGTGGTTCTATTAATTTTACAAGATGTCCAACTATTCCGTTTTCTTCTCCTGCTGGTGTATTATTAGCTAAAAAGTCAAAGGTGATGACCGAAGAAACTCAGTTAGAAAGGCTAGAGAGGATAGAGAGACATCTTATGGCTCCCGTTTTGCAAAGTTCATGTAAACCCAAATGGTTGGAGGCTGAATTCGGTCACGATAGATGGATCGTTACGTATAAACCGAATCGAGAAAAATTAGTAGATGACTATGTGCACCAATACAAATTTGTAAACTCTGTTAAGAGAAAACCGA TGTTGAGCATACAGTCGCAATTATTATATATTGCATGTCGTCCTGTTTACGTGCTATTAACGCACCTGACTCAAGGGCAAATTCACGATCTCAAGCAACATCCTCCGAAATGCCGACGTCTTGTTCGAAGAGTTACAATTGATGATAAGGAATCGATGACGGAAGatcaaaagaaaataaaaccgaACGTTCCTTCTAAACGTAAAGCTCCGACTGATGAAAGCGATTCGAACGTAATGGAGAAAAGCGAAGAGACTATTAGTAATGAG GGTTACAGTGATCGATCTTTGTTCCTCGGATGA